One segment of Mycobacterium spongiae DNA contains the following:
- a CDS encoding helix-turn-helix domain-containing protein, translating into MPPEEKLAAKVSTKASDVASDIGSFIRAQREIAHVSVRQLAERSGVSNPYLSQVERGLRKPSADVLSQIAKALRVSAEVLYVRAGILEPSETSQVRDAIIIDTAITERQKQILLDIYATFTQQNEATQLNEATQQNEATQQNEATQLNEATSEESPSDPTSTIG; encoded by the coding sequence ATGCCGCCGGAGGAGAAGCTGGCCGCCAAGGTGTCCACAAAGGCCTCCGACGTGGCCTCTGACATTGGCAGCTTCATCAGAGCACAGCGGGAGATAGCCCACGTCTCGGTGCGGCAGCTTGCCGAGCGGTCCGGTGTCAGCAATCCGTACCTCAGTCAGGTGGAACGCGGACTGCGCAAGCCGTCCGCCGACGTGCTGAGCCAGATCGCGAAGGCGTTGCGGGTTTCAGCGGAAGTTCTCTATGTGCGTGCTGGGATTCTTGAGCCCAGCGAGACCAGTCAGGTGCGTGACGCGATCATCATCGACACCGCGATCACCGAGCGTCAGAAGCAGATTCTGCTCGATATCTACGCGACTTTTACCCAGCAGAACGAAGCCACCCAGCTGAACGAAGCCACCCAGCAGAACGAAGCCACCCAGCAGAACGAAGCCACCCAGCTGAACGAAGCCACCAGTGAGGAGAGTCCGAGCGATCCGACATCGACGATTGGCTAG
- a CDS encoding DUF445 domain-containing protein, with amino-acid sequence MVAHRADVSGSPSRGLDSSRLPTGLRRARVSFAESFAGADPEADAERRVALRRMKAVALSFLVGATVVFLVCRWAQSQGATATWIGYVGAAAEAGMVGALADWFAVTALFTHPLRIPIPHTAIIKRKKDQLGEGLGTFIRENFLSATVVEAKLRDAQVPSRLGKWLSEVAHAQRVATETATVLRVLVELLRDEDVQHVIDRMIVRRIAEPQWGPPVGRVLATLLAENRQEALIQLLADRAFQWSLNAGVVIERVVERDSPSWSPRFIDHLVGDRIHRELMEFTDKVRRNPDHELRRSATQFLFEFAEDLQHDPATIARADAVKEQLMARDEIADAAATAWKTLKKLVLEGVDDPSSPLRTRITEAVIQIGESLRDDADLRDKVDNWMVRAAQHLVSQYGVEITAIITETIERWDAEEASRRIELHVGRDLQFIRINGTVVGALAGLAIYAIAQWLF; translated from the coding sequence GTGGTGGCACACAGAGCCGATGTGTCGGGCTCGCCGTCGCGCGGGTTGGACTCGAGCAGGTTGCCAACTGGGCTGCGCCGGGCCCGAGTATCTTTCGCGGAGTCGTTCGCCGGGGCCGATCCGGAGGCCGATGCCGAGCGGCGGGTGGCGTTGCGCCGGATGAAAGCGGTGGCGCTGAGCTTCTTGGTGGGTGCCACTGTGGTGTTCCTGGTGTGTCGCTGGGCGCAGTCGCAAGGTGCCACCGCGACCTGGATTGGTTACGTCGGTGCGGCCGCTGAAGCCGGCATGGTGGGCGCGCTAGCTGACTGGTTCGCAGTGACTGCCTTGTTCACGCATCCGCTGCGCATCCCGATTCCGCACACGGCAATCATCAAGCGTAAGAAGGACCAGCTAGGCGAGGGTCTGGGGACCTTCATACGGGAGAACTTCCTGTCCGCGACGGTTGTGGAGGCCAAGTTGCGGGATGCACAGGTGCCCAGCCGGCTGGGCAAGTGGCTGTCAGAGGTCGCGCATGCCCAGCGGGTGGCCACCGAAACTGCGACGGTGCTACGGGTGCTGGTGGAGCTGCTCCGTGACGAAGACGTCCAGCACGTGATTGACAGGATGATCGTGCGCCGCATCGCCGAACCTCAGTGGGGTCCGCCCGTGGGCCGAGTACTGGCGACACTGCTGGCGGAGAATCGGCAGGAAGCATTGATCCAGCTGCTGGCCGACCGGGCGTTTCAGTGGTCGCTGAACGCCGGTGTGGTCATCGAGCGGGTGGTGGAGCGTGATTCGCCGAGCTGGTCGCCCCGATTTATCGACCACCTGGTTGGTGACCGTATCCATCGCGAGTTGATGGAATTCACCGACAAGGTTCGCCGCAACCCCGACCACGAATTGCGCCGCTCGGCGACCCAGTTCCTCTTCGAGTTCGCCGAAGATCTCCAGCACGATCCTGCCACCATTGCGCGCGCCGATGCGGTGAAAGAGCAACTGATGGCGCGCGACGAGATTGCCGATGCCGCCGCGACCGCGTGGAAGACACTCAAGAAGCTGGTCCTCGAGGGTGTCGACGACCCGTCCAGCCCGTTGCGCACCCGGATCACCGAGGCCGTGATCCAGATCGGGGAGTCCCTACGCGACGATGCTGACCTGCGCGACAAGGTGGACAACTGGATGGTGCGCGCCGCCCAGCATCTGGTCTCGCAGTATGGCGTGGAGATCACCGCGATCATCACCGAGACCATCGAGCGCTGGGATGCCGAGGAAGCCAGTCGGCGCATCGAACTGCATGTGGGTCGAGACCTACAGTTCATTCGAATCAACGGGACAGTGGTCGGGGCGCTTGCCGGGCTGGCGATCTACGCCATCGCGCAGTGGCTGTTCTGA